Proteins from one Salmonella bongori NCTC 12419 genomic window:
- a CDS encoding SmdB family multidrug efflux ABC transporter permease/ATP-binding protein, with protein sequence MRSFGQLWPTLKRLLSYGSPWRKPLSVAVVMLWIAAAAEVSGPLLISYFIDNMVAQHHLPLGKVAGLAAAYVGLQFLAAGLHYAQSLLFNRAAVGVVQTLRTDVMDAALRQPLSAFDTQPVGQLISRVTNDTEVIRDLYVTVVATVLRSAALIGAMLVAMFSLDWRMALVAILIFPAVLTVMIIYQRYSTPIVRRVRAYLADINDGFNEIINGMSVIQQFRQQARFGERMGEASRSHYMARMQTLRLDGFLLRPLLSLFSALILCGLLMLFSFSSAGTIEVGVLYAFISYLSRLNEPLIELTTQQSMLQQAVVAGERVFELMDRPRQRYGSDDRPLQSGAIDIDHLSFAYHRDNLVLQDITLSVPSRSFVALVGHTGSGKSTLASLLMGYYPLTQGEIRLDGREISSLEHRVLRQGVAMVQQDPVVMADTFLANVTLGREVSEEQVWQALETVQLAELARSLSNGLHTLLGEQGNTLSVGQKQLLALARVLVDAPQILILDEATASIDSGTEQAIQQALAAIREHTTLVVIAHRLSTIVEADTILVLHRGQAVERGTHQQLLAARGRYWQMYQLQLVGEELAASVHEESDSVA encoded by the coding sequence ATGCGTAGTTTTGGGCAACTATGGCCGACGCTGAAACGGCTGCTGTCGTATGGCTCGCCCTGGCGAAAACCGCTCTCTGTCGCGGTGGTGATGCTGTGGATTGCGGCCGCGGCAGAGGTTAGCGGCCCGCTACTGATCAGCTATTTCATTGATAATATGGTGGCCCAACACCATTTACCGCTGGGTAAAGTCGCGGGTCTGGCGGCTGCCTATGTGGGACTGCAGTTTCTGGCGGCAGGTCTGCATTACGCGCAGTCTTTATTATTTAACCGGGCGGCTGTCGGTGTGGTTCAGACATTACGTACTGACGTAATGGATGCCGCTTTGCGCCAGCCATTAAGCGCCTTCGATACGCAGCCTGTCGGACAATTAATTTCACGCGTGACCAACGACACGGAAGTTATCCGCGATCTGTACGTTACGGTCGTCGCGACGGTATTACGCAGTGCGGCGCTGATCGGCGCCATGCTGGTCGCCATGTTCAGCCTTGACTGGCGCATGGCGCTGGTGGCGATTTTGATTTTCCCGGCGGTGCTGACCGTAATGATCATTTATCAGCGTTACAGCACGCCGATTGTTCGACGCGTGCGGGCGTACCTGGCAGATATTAACGACGGCTTTAACGAAATCATCAATGGGATGAGCGTTATTCAACAGTTTCGCCAGCAGGCGCGCTTCGGCGAACGAATGGGCGAGGCCAGCCGTTCGCACTACATGGCGCGGATGCAGACGCTGCGCCTGGACGGCTTTTTATTGCGTCCATTGCTTAGCCTCTTTTCCGCACTCATTCTGTGCGGTCTATTGATGCTCTTCAGTTTTTCGTCTGCCGGCACGATTGAGGTTGGAGTGCTGTACGCGTTTATTAGCTATCTGTCGCGCCTGAACGAGCCGCTCATTGAGCTGACTACCCAGCAATCTATGCTACAGCAGGCGGTTGTAGCGGGAGAACGTGTCTTTGAACTGATGGATCGCCCGCGCCAGCGCTATGGCAGTGACGACAGGCCGTTGCAAAGCGGTGCGATTGATATTGACCATTTGTCGTTCGCTTACCACCGCGATAATCTTGTTTTACAGGATATTACGTTATCAGTACCGTCTCGTAGCTTTGTGGCCCTGGTTGGACACACCGGCAGTGGGAAGAGCACGCTCGCCAGCTTACTGATGGGTTACTATCCGCTGACGCAAGGCGAGATCCGTCTGGATGGACGAGAAATTTCTTCCCTTGAGCACCGTGTTTTACGTCAGGGCGTAGCGATGGTTCAGCAGGACCCGGTAGTGATGGCAGATACCTTCCTGGCCAATGTGACGCTGGGACGTGAGGTTTCAGAGGAGCAGGTTTGGCAGGCGCTGGAAACGGTACAACTGGCGGAACTGGCACGCAGCCTGAGCAATGGCTTGCATACGCTTCTCGGTGAACAGGGAAATACGTTGTCTGTCGGGCAAAAACAGCTGCTGGCGCTGGCACGAGTGTTGGTTGACGCCCCCCAGATATTAATTCTTGATGAAGCAACGGCCAGTATTGACTCCGGCACCGAACAGGCGATACAGCAGGCATTGGCTGCGATTCGCGAGCACACCACTCTGGTGGTTATCGCCCATCGGTTATCAACCATCGTTGAGGCTGATACCATTCTGGTGCTCCATCGCGGCCAGGCCGTGGAACGCGGGACGCATCAACAATTACTGGCGGCGCGAGGGCGCTACTGGCAAATGTATCAGTTACAGTTAGTTGGTGAAGAGTTAGCCGCCAGCGTACATGAGGAGTCTGACTCCGTGGCGTAA
- the glnK gene encoding P-II family nitrogen regulator — MKLVTVIIKPFKLEDVREALSSIGIQGLTVTEVKGFGRQKGHAELYRGAEYSVNFLPKVKIDIAIADDQLEEVVDIISKAAYTGKIGDGKIFVAELMRVIRIRTGEADEAAL; from the coding sequence ATGAAACTGGTTACCGTGATTATCAAACCGTTTAAGCTGGAGGACGTGCGTGAAGCGCTTTCTTCTATTGGCATTCAGGGGCTGACCGTCACCGAAGTGAAAGGGTTTGGCCGTCAGAAAGGCCATGCCGAGTTGTATCGCGGCGCGGAGTACAGCGTGAATTTTTTGCCAAAAGTCAAAATTGATATCGCTATCGCCGACGATCAGTTGGAAGAGGTCGTCGATATCATCAGTAAAGCGGCGTACACCGGAAAAATTGGCGATGGCAAAATTTTCGTCGCAGAGCTCATGCGCGTTATTCGTATTCGCACTGGCGAAGCCGACGAAGCCGCGCTGTAA
- the amtB gene encoding ammonium transporter AmtB — protein sequence MKRAMIKNTLASLALLPGLTIAAPAVADKADNAFMMICTALVLFMTIPGIALFYGGLIRAKNVLSMLTQVTVTFALICILWVLYGYSLAFGEGNSFFGNVDGAMLKNIALTAVTGSIYQYIHVAFQGSFACITVALMVGALAERIRFSAVLIFVTVWFTLSYIPIAHMVWGGGLLAAHGALDFAGGTVVHINAAIAGLVGAYLIGKRVGFGKEAFKPHNLPMVFTGTAILYIGWFGFNAGSAGSANEIAALAFVNTVVATAAAILGWIVGEWTLRGKPSLLGACSGAIAGLVGVTPACGYVGVGGALLIGVIAGLAGLWGVTMLKRILRVDDPCDVFGVHGVCGIIGCILTGVFAASSLGGVGFAEGVTMGHQVLVQLESIAITVVWSGGVAFVGFKLSDSLVGLRVPEEQEREGLDVNSHGENAYNA from the coding sequence ATGAAGAGAGCGATGATAAAAAACACACTGGCTTCACTGGCGCTGCTGCCCGGACTGACGATAGCCGCGCCAGCGGTTGCCGATAAAGCGGATAACGCCTTTATGATGATTTGCACTGCGCTGGTATTGTTTATGACGATACCGGGTATCGCATTATTCTACGGCGGATTGATACGCGCTAAAAACGTGCTGTCGATGTTAACTCAGGTAACCGTCACCTTTGCGCTGATCTGCATTTTATGGGTGCTTTATGGCTATTCGCTGGCGTTTGGCGAAGGTAATTCTTTTTTTGGTAATGTTGACGGGGCGATGTTGAAGAATATTGCCCTGACGGCAGTAACAGGCTCAATTTACCAGTATATCCATGTGGCGTTTCAGGGCTCTTTCGCCTGTATTACCGTCGCGCTGATGGTTGGCGCGCTGGCGGAACGTATCCGTTTTTCGGCTGTACTGATTTTCGTGACAGTGTGGTTCACACTCTCTTATATTCCGATTGCGCATATGGTGTGGGGCGGCGGCCTGCTGGCTGCTCACGGCGCGCTGGATTTTGCCGGCGGTACGGTAGTGCATATTAACGCCGCTATCGCCGGGCTGGTAGGGGCCTATTTAATTGGCAAACGTGTCGGTTTTGGGAAGGAGGCGTTTAAACCCCATAATCTGCCGATGGTCTTTACTGGTACGGCGATCCTGTATATTGGCTGGTTTGGATTTAACGCGGGCTCCGCGGGTAGCGCAAATGAGATTGCGGCGCTGGCCTTTGTGAACACGGTTGTGGCGACCGCCGCCGCGATCCTGGGATGGATCGTTGGCGAGTGGACGCTACGCGGTAAGCCTTCACTGCTGGGAGCCTGTTCCGGTGCGATTGCTGGTCTGGTTGGGGTGACGCCTGCCTGTGGCTATGTTGGCGTTGGTGGCGCGCTGCTCATCGGCGTTATCGCCGGGCTGGCAGGATTATGGGGGGTCACGATGCTTAAACGTATCCTGCGGGTGGATGATCCGTGTGATGTTTTTGGTGTTCATGGCGTGTGCGGGATAATCGGTTGCATCCTGACTGGCGTCTTTGCCGCCAGTTCTCTGGGGGGCGTTGGCTTTGCCGAAGGTGTCACGATGGGGCATCAGGTTTTGGTACAACTGGAAAGTATTGCTATAACGGTAGTCTGGTCTGGGGGTGTCGCATTTGTCGGCTTCAAACTGTCGGATAGCCTGGTGGGACTGCGCGTGCCGGAAGAGCAGGAACGGGAAGGACTGGATGTGAACAGCCACGGCGAAAATGCGTATAACGCGTGA
- the tesB gene encoding acyl-CoA thioesterase II yields MSQTLNNLLTLLNLEKIEEGLFRGQSEDLGLRQVFGGQVVGQALYAAKETVPEERLVHSFHSYFLRPGDSQKPIIYDVEVLRDGNSFSARRVAAIQNGKPIFYMTASFQAPEPGFEHQKAMPAATGPEGLQSETEIAQSLAHLLPPILKEKFLSDRPLEIRPVEFHNPLKGHVAAPTRQVWIRANGTVPADIRVHQYLLGYASDLNFLPVALQPHGIGFLEKGIQIATIDHSMWFHRPFNLNEWLLYSVESTSASSARGFVRGEFYTQDGTLVASTVQEGVMRNHN; encoded by the coding sequence ATGAGTCAGACGCTAAATAATTTGCTGACGTTATTGAATCTGGAAAAAATTGAAGAAGGACTCTTTCGGGGCCAAAGTGAAGACTTAGGTCTACGTCAGGTATTTGGCGGCCAGGTGGTGGGCCAGGCGCTGTATGCGGCAAAAGAAACGGTGCCGGAAGAGCGGCTGGTGCATTCATTCCACAGCTATTTTCTGCGGCCAGGCGATAGCCAAAAGCCCATCATCTATGATGTAGAAGTGCTGCGCGACGGTAATAGTTTCAGCGCCCGCCGCGTTGCCGCTATTCAGAACGGGAAACCGATCTTTTATATGACCGCATCCTTCCAGGCCCCGGAACCGGGCTTTGAACATCAAAAGGCGATGCCGGCCGCAACAGGACCGGAAGGGCTACAATCAGAAACGGAAATCGCGCAGTCGCTGGCGCATCTCCTGCCGCCGATTTTGAAAGAAAAGTTTCTCAGCGATCGTCCGCTGGAGATTCGTCCTGTAGAATTTCACAATCCGTTAAAAGGTCACGTCGCCGCGCCGACGCGTCAGGTCTGGATTCGTGCCAACGGCACAGTTCCGGCTGATATTCGTGTCCATCAATACCTGCTGGGATATGCTTCTGATCTGAACTTTCTTCCTGTTGCGCTTCAGCCTCACGGCATCGGTTTTCTGGAAAAAGGCATTCAGATCGCCACTATCGATCACTCGATGTGGTTCCATCGCCCGTTCAATCTTAATGAATGGCTACTTTATAGTGTGGAGAGCACTTCCGCTTCCAGCGCCCGGGGCTTTGTTCGCGGCGAGTTTTATACTCAGGATGGCACGCTGGTCGCCTCGACCGTGCAAGAAGGGGTGATGCGTAATCACAATTAA
- a CDS encoding YbaY family lipoprotein, whose amino-acid sequence MKLVHIVSGLAVAISLAACADKSADIQTPAPNPNMSITANQSTIQQPNVSGTVWIRQKVALPPDAVLTVTLSDASLADTPSKVLSQKAVRTEGKQAPFSFVLPFNPSDIQPNARILLSAAITVDNKLVFITDNVKTVINNGGTKADLTLVPVQQTAVPIQASGGATTTVPSTSPTQVNPSSAVPAPTQY is encoded by the coding sequence ATGAAACTCGTGCACATTGTAAGTGGTTTAGCGGTTGCGATATCTCTGGCGGCCTGCGCTGATAAAAGCGCTGATATCCAGACGCCTGCGCCAAACCCTAACATGTCGATTACTGCTAATCAGTCTACTATTCAGCAACCCAATGTTTCTGGTACCGTCTGGATCCGCCAGAAGGTCGCTTTGCCGCCAGATGCGGTGCTGACCGTGACGCTTTCTGATGCTTCTCTGGCGGATACTCCGTCTAAGGTATTGTCGCAAAAAGCGGTACGGACCGAAGGTAAACAGGCACCTTTCAGTTTTGTGCTGCCGTTTAACCCATCCGATATTCAACCTAACGCGCGTATTCTCCTGAGCGCGGCAATCACCGTCGATAACAAGCTGGTATTTATTACCGATAATGTAAAAACGGTGATTAATAATGGTGGCACTAAAGCGGATTTGACGCTGGTGCCGGTACAGCAAACGGCGGTGCCTATTCAGGCCAGCGGTGGTGCGACGACGACGGTTCCATCGACGTCGCCTACCCAGGTTAATCCGTCTTCTGCCGTTCCTGCGCCTACCCAGTATTAA
- a CDS encoding MGMT family protein yields the protein MLISCAPGLSSTVIPDYPEALTQDSMMDIQDTFPQRVWQIVASIPEGFVMTYGDVARLAGSPRAARQVGGVLKRLPEDSNLPWHRVVNRHGAISLTGPDLQRQRQALLAEGVVVSGSGQIDLQRYRWVY from the coding sequence ATGCTGATTTCTTGCGCACCCGGGCTTTCTTCCACCGTTATTCCGGATTATCCTGAAGCATTAACGCAGGATTCTATGATGGATATACAGGACACATTTCCGCAGCGCGTCTGGCAAATCGTCGCCTCGATCCCGGAAGGGTTTGTTATGACCTATGGCGATGTCGCCAGGCTTGCCGGCTCGCCGCGGGCGGCGCGTCAGGTTGGTGGAGTGTTAAAACGTCTGCCGGAAGACAGTAACCTGCCATGGCATCGGGTTGTCAATCGCCACGGCGCCATATCTCTCACCGGGCCAGATCTACAACGGCAACGTCAGGCGCTACTGGCGGAAGGCGTGGTGGTATCGGGAAGCGGGCAAATTGATTTACAGCGCTATCGCTGGGTGTATTAA
- a CDS encoding EAL domain-containing protein, whose translation MTTRHLVSLVTGVLILSVLFPIGLSLWLAHRQVEKKFNDELDVFSSRVALRTERVRGQAKAALAYMASFKGEPCSSAHLLAMRRVSYSFRYVQEVLYLKNNVPVCSSLEKESHIPAFPPPMKITQDGYRAWFTAQNDLGINRYMAALGSNNYIVMIDPASFIDVIPFGAWPIDVAIIGQERNTVVASSGKLEPAILPLIQHETPLRLENHGTLYAIHPFPEMGITIVSWASSAPLEQNWYRQTFIWLPAGILTGLLAAAFILRILRRLQSPRHRLQDAIDNREINVHYQPIVSLSNGKIVGAEALARWPQADDTFLSPEIFIALAEQTGLTEPLTRLIIETVFKDMGSWLKAHPEQHISINLEASDLASDKLPALLSSLLSRSQISPSQIALELTEREFADPKTSAPIVARYRNAGHSIYIDDFGTGYSSLSYLQNLDVDVLKIDKSFVDALEYKNVTPHIIEMAKTLKLKMVAEGIETTRQEQWLRQHGVHYGQGWLYSKALPGEAFILWAEQRL comes from the coding sequence GTGACAACACGACATCTGGTCAGCCTGGTAACGGGAGTGCTTATCCTGTCTGTCCTTTTCCCGATAGGATTAAGTCTGTGGCTGGCGCACCGCCAGGTTGAAAAAAAGTTCAATGACGAACTGGATGTCTTCTCCTCCCGGGTTGCATTACGTACAGAAAGGGTCAGAGGCCAGGCAAAAGCCGCATTAGCGTATATGGCTTCCTTTAAAGGAGAACCCTGCAGCAGCGCTCATTTACTCGCCATGCGCCGTGTGTCTTATAGCTTTCGTTATGTTCAGGAAGTGTTGTATCTTAAAAACAATGTTCCCGTGTGCTCCTCACTGGAAAAAGAGAGCCACATTCCCGCTTTTCCGCCTCCCATGAAAATCACGCAGGATGGTTATCGCGCCTGGTTTACGGCACAAAACGATCTGGGAATAAATCGTTATATGGCCGCACTCGGCAGTAATAACTACATCGTCATGATCGACCCGGCATCTTTTATCGACGTGATTCCATTCGGAGCATGGCCGATTGATGTCGCCATTATTGGGCAGGAGCGCAATACCGTGGTTGCCAGCAGTGGTAAACTTGAGCCCGCCATTCTTCCTCTGATTCAGCATGAGACGCCCCTGCGCCTGGAAAATCATGGCACTCTGTATGCTATCCATCCCTTTCCGGAAATGGGGATCACGATTGTAAGCTGGGCATCCTCTGCCCCGCTGGAACAAAACTGGTATCGCCAGACATTTATCTGGCTGCCAGCGGGAATCCTCACGGGTTTACTGGCCGCCGCCTTTATTCTGCGTATTTTGCGTCGGCTACAGTCGCCCCGCCACCGTCTCCAGGATGCGATAGACAATCGAGAAATCAACGTGCACTATCAGCCTATTGTCTCCCTGAGCAATGGAAAAATTGTCGGCGCAGAAGCCTTAGCTCGCTGGCCACAGGCGGACGACACCTTCCTTTCTCCGGAGATTTTTATCGCGCTGGCCGAACAAACCGGGCTTACGGAGCCGCTAACCCGCTTGATCATCGAAACCGTCTTTAAAGACATGGGGAGCTGGTTAAAAGCCCACCCTGAACAGCATATTTCCATCAACCTTGAGGCATCCGATCTGGCGTCGGACAAGCTCCCGGCGTTGTTAAGCTCCCTGCTCAGCCGTAGCCAAATTTCTCCATCGCAAATCGCGCTTGAGTTAACAGAGCGCGAGTTCGCCGATCCGAAAACCAGCGCGCCAATCGTCGCCAGATACCGTAACGCGGGGCATTCAATTTATATTGATGATTTTGGCACCGGTTATTCCAGCCTCAGCTATTTACAAAATCTGGATGTGGATGTCCTTAAAATTGATAAGTCCTTTGTCGATGCGCTGGAATATAAAAACGTCACGCCGCATATTATTGAAATGGCGAAAACGCTCAAACTCAAAATGGTTGCAGAAGGTATCGAAACGACGAGGCAAGAACAGTGGCTACGCCAGCATGGCGTGCATTATGGTCAGGGCTGGTTATACAGTAAGGCGCTGCCCGGCGAGGCATTTATTCTTTGGGCAGAGCAACGGCTATAA
- a CDS encoding type B 50S ribosomal protein L31, whose translation MKPDIHPVYRTVVFHDTSANEYVKVGSTIKTERTIDMDGVTYPYVTIDVSSKSHPFYTGKQKTFDNEGSAARFQKRFGHFLGAKRG comes from the coding sequence ATGAAACCAGATATTCATCCTGTTTACCGTACCGTCGTATTTCACGACACCAGTGCAAATGAATATGTGAAGGTGGGATCGACTATCAAAACTGAACGTACAATCGACATGGACGGTGTGACGTATCCGTATGTCACTATTGATGTGTCATCAAAATCGCATCCTTTTTACACTGGTAAACAGAAAACGTTTGATAACGAAGGCAGCGCCGCGCGTTTCCAGAAACGTTTTGGCCACTTTCTCGGCGCTAAGCGGGGATAA
- the ykgO gene encoding type B 50S ribosomal protein L36 — protein MQVLNSLRNAKQRHPDCQIVKRKGRLYVICKTNPRFKAVQGRKKRR, from the coding sequence ATGCAGGTACTTAACTCACTTCGCAATGCTAAACAACGGCATCCGGATTGCCAGATAGTAAAACGCAAAGGACGCCTGTATGTGATTTGTAAAACGAATCCACGATTTAAGGCGGTTCAGGGGCGTAAAAAAAGGCGTTAA
- a CDS encoding YlaC family protein — translation MTEIQRLLSETIDDLNAREKRDNRPRFSISFIRKHPGLFIAMYAAWFATLAVMLQSETLAGSVWLLVVLFIVFNGFFFFDVAPRYHYDDIDVLDLRVCYNGEWYNTRFVPPTLIETILQSPRVDNAQKAQLQKMIARKGELSFYDIFTLARAEARE, via the coding sequence ATGACAGAGATACAGCGCCTGCTCAGCGAAACCATTGATGACTTAAACGCCCGTGAAAAACGCGATAACAGACCGCGTTTTAGCATCAGTTTTATTCGTAAACATCCCGGATTATTCATCGCGATGTATGCCGCCTGGTTTGCGACACTGGCGGTTATGCTGCAATCAGAAACACTGGCGGGTTCGGTGTGGCTGTTAGTCGTGTTATTTATCGTGTTTAATGGTTTTTTCTTTTTCGACGTCGCTCCGCGTTATCATTATGACGACATCGACGTGCTGGATCTCCGGGTGTGCTATAACGGCGAATGGTACAACACCCGTTTCGTTCCCCCCACGCTCATCGAGACGATTCTTCAGTCTCCACGGGTAGATAATGCGCAAAAGGCCCAGTTGCAAAAGATGATAGCCCGCAAAGGTGAACTTTCCTTCTACGATATTTTTACGCTCGCCCGCGCAGAAGCACGCGAATAA
- the maa gene encoding maltose O-acetyltransferase — protein sequence MSDEKQKMIAGELYCPSDETLCRDRLRARQLIHQYNHSAPDEINKRQAILRNLLGQSDNVYIEPSFRCDYGYNIYPGHSFYANFDCVMLDVCPIHIGDNCMFAPGVHIYTATHPLDAVTRNSGREFGKPVTIGNNVWIGGRAVINPGVTIGDNVVVASGAVVTKSVPSNVVVGGNPARIIKKL from the coding sequence GTGAGTGACGAAAAACAAAAAATGATTGCCGGGGAGTTGTATTGCCCGAGCGATGAAACTTTATGTCGCGATCGTCTGCGGGCACGCCAACTCATCCATCAATACAATCATTCCGCGCCTGATGAAATAAATAAGCGTCAGGCGATTTTGCGTAACCTGTTGGGTCAAAGCGACAACGTCTATATTGAACCCTCCTTTCGCTGTGACTATGGTTATAATATTTACCCTGGTCATTCCTTTTACGCTAACTTTGACTGTGTCATGCTTGATGTGTGCCCAATTCATATTGGCGACAACTGTATGTTTGCGCCGGGGGTACATATTTATACTGCCACACACCCGCTGGACGCCGTTACACGCAACAGTGGACGAGAATTTGGCAAACCCGTGACCATTGGCAATAACGTCTGGATAGGCGGACGAGCTGTCATTAATCCGGGCGTAACGATCGGTGATAATGTGGTCGTTGCCTCAGGCGCTGTAGTGACAAAAAGCGTACCGTCAAACGTCGTGGTCGGCGGAAACCCGGCTCGAATCATTAAAAAATTGTAG
- a CDS encoding HHA domain-containing protein — translation MSDKPLTKTDYLMRLRRCQTIDTLERVIEKNKYELSDNELAVFYSAADHRLAELTMNKLYDKIPSSVWKFIR, via the coding sequence ATGTCTGATAAACCATTAACTAAAACTGATTATTTGATGCGTTTACGGCGCTGTCAGACAATTGACACTCTGGAGCGCGTCATTGAGAAAAATAAATATGAACTATCCGATAACGAGTTGGCTGTATTTTACTCAGCAGCAGATCACCGTCTTGCAGAATTGACGATGAACAAACTTTACGACAAGATTCCTTCTTCTGTATGGAAATTCATTCGTTAA
- the tomB gene encoding Hha toxicity modulator TomB: MDEYSPKRHDIAQLKFLCETLYHDCLANLEESNHGWVNDPTSAVNLQLNELIEHIATFALNYKIKYNEDNKLIAQIDEYLDDTFMLFSSYGINTQDLQKWRKSGNRLFRCFVNATRANPVSLSC, from the coding sequence ATGGACGAATACTCACCCAAAAGACATGATATCGCGCAGCTTAAATTTCTTTGCGAAACCCTGTATCATGACTGTCTTGCGAACCTTGAAGAAAGCAACCATGGTTGGGTTAACGATCCGACCTCAGCAGTCAATCTTCAGCTCAATGAACTGATCGAGCATATTGCAACTTTCGCGCTTAATTATAAAATTAAGTACAATGAAGACAATAAATTGATTGCACAGATAGATGAATACTTGGACGACACCTTTATGTTGTTCAGTAGCTATGGTATTAATACGCAGGATTTGCAAAAATGGCGTAAATCGGGCAACCGCCTGTTTCGCTGTTTTGTTAACGCCACCAGGGCCAATCCTGTTAGTTTGTCTTGTTAA